One genomic segment of Amycolatopsis sp. Hca4 includes these proteins:
- the rpmE gene encoding 50S ribosomal protein L31 yields the protein MKSGIHPEYVVTEVNCDCGNSFTTRSTKTSGNIHVEICSNCHPFYTGKQKIMDTGGRVARFEARYGKRQKKADAK from the coding sequence ATGAAGAGCGGTATTCACCCCGAGTACGTGGTCACCGAAGTGAACTGCGACTGCGGCAACAGCTTCACCACGCGCAGCACCAAGACCAGCGGCAACATCCACGTCGAGATCTGCTCGAACTGCCACCCGTTCTACACGGGCAAGCAGAAGATCATGGACACCGGTGGCCGGGTCGCGCGCTTCGAGGCTCGCTACGGCAAGCGCCAGAAGAAGGCCGACGCCAAGTAG
- the prfA gene encoding peptide chain release factor 1 produces the protein MDSSSLKGLLAEHAELERQLADPAVHADQARARKLGRRYAELTPVVRAVHELDTARDDLSAAREMASEDAEFAAEAEQLAAKIPELESRLTELLLPRDPYDGSDVVMEIKSGEGGEESALFAGDLLRMYLRYAERHGWKAEVLDSVDSDLGGFKDVTLSIKTKAADVDGVWSRLKFEGGVHRVQRVPATESQGRIHTSASGVLIYPEPEEVEVEIDPNDLRIDVFRSSGPGGQSVNTTDSAVRITHLPTGIVVSCQNEKSQIQNRARALQVLQARLQAIAEEEAAAKASDARKSQVRTVDRSERIRTYNFPENRISDHRVNYKAYNLDQVLDGDLDGVLDALATADREERLAAQSG, from the coding sequence GTGGATTCGAGCTCGCTCAAGGGGCTGCTCGCCGAGCACGCGGAGCTGGAGCGGCAGCTGGCGGACCCGGCGGTGCACGCCGACCAGGCGCGCGCCCGCAAGCTCGGCCGCCGCTACGCCGAGCTGACGCCGGTGGTCCGCGCGGTCCACGAGCTCGATACGGCCCGTGACGACCTCTCGGCCGCGCGGGAGATGGCCTCGGAGGACGCGGAGTTCGCCGCGGAGGCCGAGCAGCTGGCCGCGAAGATCCCCGAGCTGGAGTCGAGGCTCACCGAGCTCCTGCTGCCGCGCGACCCGTACGACGGCTCCGACGTCGTGATGGAGATCAAGTCCGGCGAGGGCGGCGAGGAGTCGGCTCTGTTCGCCGGCGACCTGCTGCGGATGTACCTGCGCTACGCCGAGCGCCACGGCTGGAAGGCGGAAGTCCTCGACTCGGTGGACTCCGACCTGGGCGGCTTCAAGGACGTCACGCTGTCGATCAAGACGAAGGCGGCCGACGTCGACGGGGTGTGGTCCCGCTTGAAGTTCGAGGGCGGCGTGCACCGCGTCCAGCGCGTCCCGGCGACGGAGTCCCAGGGCCGCATCCACACGTCGGCGTCCGGGGTGCTGATCTACCCGGAGCCGGAGGAGGTCGAGGTCGAGATCGACCCGAACGACCTGCGCATCGACGTGTTCCGGTCATCGGGCCCGGGCGGCCAGAGCGTCAACACGACGGACTCGGCGGTCCGGATCACCCACCTGCCGACCGGCATCGTGGTGTCCTGCCAGAACGAGAAGTCCCAGATCCAGAACCGCGCCCGCGCCCTGCAGGTGCTGCAGGCCCGCCTCCAGGCCATCGCGGAGGAGGAGGCGGCGGCGAAGGCGTCGGACGCGCGCAAGTCCCAGGTCCGCACGGTCGACCGCTCGGAGCGGATCCGGACGTACAACTTCCCGGAGAACCGCATTTCGGACCACCGGGTGAACTACAAGGCGTACAACCTGGACCAGGTCCTGGACGGCGACCTGGACGGCGTGCTGGACGCGTTGGCGACCGCGGACCGCGAGGAGCGCCTGGCAGCCCAGTCGGGCTGA
- a CDS encoding VOC family protein, translating into MRIMHQVVTFDAADLAAESRFWAGVLGGEVDEDGDWHMVLVDGAPRIGVQLAPDHVAPEWPDGPVKQQIHLDLWVEDFAEAHEQVMALGAQVLKPAAGSTSGDDFQVYADPAGHPFCLCWLVARQPATQPG; encoded by the coding sequence ATGCGGATAATGCACCAGGTCGTCACGTTCGACGCGGCCGACCTCGCCGCCGAGAGCCGCTTCTGGGCGGGCGTGCTCGGTGGCGAGGTCGACGAAGACGGCGACTGGCACATGGTGCTGGTGGACGGGGCACCGCGGATCGGGGTGCAGCTCGCGCCGGACCACGTGGCGCCGGAGTGGCCGGACGGCCCGGTCAAGCAGCAGATCCACCTCGACCTGTGGGTCGAGGACTTCGCGGAAGCGCACGAGCAGGTAATGGCCCTCGGCGCACAAGTCCTGAAGCCGGCTGCGGGCAGCACCTCGGGCGACGACTTCCAGGTGTACGCCGACCCGGCCGGTCACCCGTTCTGCCTGTGCTGGCTGGTCGCCCGTCAGCCGGCCACTCAGCCCGGCTGA
- a CDS encoding mannosyltransferase family protein, producing the protein MTSTAVPSRVADQPAPEAPEQARASRWAWLNGDYARVFAVVLAWNVVLIALAYLFAPSSPTDEGIPKTGIGSTMSLLAHTYRWDAGNYGEIAMHAYTGSYAPTRAFYPVFPLLVWLVQTVSFGTIGLLVAGFLVNLVATWLAAVALLKIGRHFFAGERAPWLVVAAFLTAPAAFFLHSFYSEAVFCALGFWAYLFALRRQWLWMGLTLIPLTASRITAAVFVGLCFLEFWRSKDWKLRGLLSWNLLWFPAAFAGLAAVMVAMKIQTGDFFGSFNALKGVREWSYHKFNPNILETLWREAKITGHALLGDTKMDAWTLMSHVLPMIGLALLFVSSVYVLVALRSKGVPLALFGFASIVMLTMNNNVVSVHRYLLPCLVMYVALVLFGERRPQLRGAVHVVLYANALVCGMIYLRFITGFWSG; encoded by the coding sequence ATGACTAGCACCGCCGTCCCGTCCCGGGTCGCCGACCAGCCCGCTCCGGAGGCCCCGGAGCAGGCCCGCGCGAGCCGCTGGGCCTGGCTGAACGGCGACTACGCCCGCGTCTTCGCCGTGGTGCTGGCCTGGAACGTGGTGCTGATCGCGCTGGCGTACCTGTTCGCGCCGTCCAGCCCCACCGACGAGGGCATCCCGAAGACCGGCATCGGCTCGACGATGAGCCTGCTGGCGCACACCTACCGGTGGGACGCCGGCAACTACGGCGAGATCGCGATGCACGCCTACACCGGCAGCTACGCCCCGACGCGGGCGTTCTACCCGGTGTTCCCGCTGCTGGTCTGGCTGGTGCAGACGGTCAGCTTCGGCACGATCGGCCTGCTGGTCGCCGGGTTCCTGGTCAACCTGGTGGCCACCTGGCTGGCCGCGGTCGCGCTGCTGAAGATCGGCCGCCACTTCTTCGCGGGCGAGCGGGCGCCGTGGCTGGTCGTCGCGGCGTTCCTGACCGCGCCCGCCGCGTTCTTCCTGCACTCGTTCTACAGCGAGGCGGTGTTCTGCGCGCTGGGCTTCTGGGCCTACCTGTTCGCGCTGCGCCGCCAGTGGCTCTGGATGGGCCTGACGCTCATCCCGCTGACGGCCTCCCGCATCACGGCGGCGGTCTTCGTCGGCCTGTGCTTCCTGGAGTTCTGGCGGTCGAAGGACTGGAAGCTGCGCGGCCTGCTGTCGTGGAACCTGCTGTGGTTCCCGGCGGCGTTCGCCGGCCTGGCCGCCGTGATGGTCGCGATGAAGATCCAGACCGGGGACTTCTTCGGCAGCTTCAACGCGCTCAAGGGCGTGCGGGAGTGGTCGTACCACAAGTTCAACCCGAACATCCTCGAGACGCTGTGGCGCGAAGCCAAGATCACCGGCCACGCGCTGCTCGGCGACACGAAGATGGACGCGTGGACGCTGATGAGCCACGTGCTGCCGATGATCGGGCTGGCGCTGCTGTTCGTGAGCTCGGTGTACGTGCTGGTGGCGCTGCGGTCGAAGGGTGTCCCGCTGGCGCTGTTCGGGTTCGCGTCGATCGTGATGCTGACGATGAACAACAACGTGGTGTCGGTGCACCGCTACCTGCTGCCGTGCCTGGTGATGTACGTGGCGCTGGTGCTGTTCGGCGAGCGCCGCCCGCAGCTGCGCGGCGCGGTGCACGTCGTGCTGTACGCGAACGCGCTGGTCTGCGGGATGATCTACCTGCGCTTCATCACCGGCTTCTGGTCCGGCTGA
- a CDS encoding GtrA family protein yields the protein MKLISATQLRFGLVGVANTLVDALGYALLVTLGVPLFVANFISTTTGMLLSFTLNRNFTFRAKDGDVRRQALLFFAVTAFGLWVVQAAIIFGVTSAFPGVNVLIPKFAGIVVGLVWNYVLYHKVVFRHRPAAAAEAPVAEVTHD from the coding sequence GTGAAGCTGATCTCGGCGACCCAGCTGCGCTTCGGGCTGGTCGGCGTGGCGAACACCCTCGTCGACGCCCTCGGCTACGCGCTGCTGGTGACGCTGGGCGTCCCGCTGTTCGTGGCGAACTTCATCTCCACGACCACGGGCATGCTGCTCAGCTTCACGCTGAACCGGAACTTCACCTTCCGCGCCAAGGACGGTGACGTCCGCCGCCAGGCGCTGCTGTTCTTCGCCGTCACCGCGTTCGGACTGTGGGTGGTGCAGGCGGCGATCATCTTCGGGGTCACCAGCGCGTTCCCCGGGGTGAACGTGCTGATCCCGAAGTTCGCCGGGATCGTGGTCGGCCTGGTCTGGAACTACGTGCTCTACCACAAGGTCGTCTTCCGGCACCGGCCCGCGGCGGCGGCCGAGGCGCCGGTCGCGGAGGTTACGCATGACTAG
- a CDS encoding glycosyltransferase family 2 protein produces the protein MPTEPITRRVAFIFPIYNEEENIDLLHRTVDEVTRPLAGKYDFSFLYVDDGSRDGSLAKLTELSTRDERVTVVELSRNFGHQMAVTAGLDLVDADAVVIMDSDMQDPPRVALELIEKWEEGFDVVYAQRRSRQDSPFKKITAGGFYWFLRKMAAVDIPKNTGDFRLIDRKVVDELRKYRERDRFLRGLVSYIGFKQTAVLFDRDKRHAGVTGYPLRKMLRFAADGILGFSVTPLRMITRMGYLISFLSFVGILYVGGVKLFAPETAVPGWAFLGIAMFFLGGIQIIMLGVLGSYIGRTYSQVQNRPLYGVASVRTGVAVEAREGADAGRGAR, from the coding sequence GTGCCCACAGAGCCGATCACCCGCCGGGTGGCGTTCATCTTCCCGATCTACAACGAGGAAGAGAACATCGACCTGCTGCACCGGACGGTGGACGAGGTGACCCGCCCGCTCGCCGGCAAGTACGACTTCAGCTTCCTGTACGTCGACGACGGCAGCCGGGACGGTTCGCTGGCCAAGCTCACCGAGCTCAGCACCCGTGACGAGCGCGTCACCGTGGTCGAGCTGAGCCGCAACTTCGGGCACCAGATGGCCGTCACCGCCGGGCTGGACCTGGTCGACGCGGACGCCGTCGTCATCATGGACAGCGACATGCAGGACCCGCCGCGGGTCGCCCTCGAGCTGATCGAGAAGTGGGAAGAGGGCTTCGACGTCGTCTACGCGCAGCGCCGCTCCCGCCAGGACTCGCCGTTCAAGAAGATCACCGCCGGCGGGTTCTACTGGTTCCTGCGGAAGATGGCCGCGGTCGACATCCCGAAGAACACCGGCGACTTCCGGCTGATCGACCGCAAGGTGGTCGACGAGCTGCGCAAGTACCGCGAGCGCGACCGCTTCCTGCGCGGACTGGTCAGCTACATCGGCTTCAAGCAGACCGCCGTGCTGTTCGACCGCGACAAGCGGCACGCCGGCGTCACGGGCTACCCGCTGCGCAAGATGCTGCGCTTCGCCGCCGACGGCATCCTCGGCTTCTCGGTGACGCCGCTGCGGATGATCACACGCATGGGCTACCTGATCTCGTTCCTGAGCTTCGTCGGGATCCTGTACGTCGGCGGCGTCAAGCTGTTCGCCCCGGAGACCGCGGTGCCCGGCTGGGCGTTCCTCGGGATCGCGATGTTCTTCCTCGGCGGGATCCAGATCATCATGCTCGGCGTGCTCGGCAGCTACATCGGCCGCACGTACTCCCAGGTGCAGAACCGGCCGCTGTACGGCGTCGCGTCGGTGCGCACCGGGGTGGCGGTCGAGGCCCGCGAGGGCGCCGACGCGGGACGAGGCGCCCGGTGA
- the prmC gene encoding peptide chain release factor N(5)-glutamine methyltransferase yields the protein MNRQPLRLAIIEATRILERAGVASPRFDAEVIAAHVLGVERGRLPMVPLVDPPVIEAIGQLVQQRAKRIPLQYLTGWAALGDITVAVGAGVFVPRPETELLLEWGVKFLQGREFPVVVDLCTGSGALALAVAHARPDAVVYAVDIDPQALAWARHNADVHAEAGNTPIRLYSGDIGDPTMFAELDGLVDLVLCNPPYVPEGTPVPPEVAEHDPPRAVFAEESGLAVIRHAIAAGARLLRPGGGLAIEHDDTHGSAVPALVRARRVLTGVEDHADLTGRARFVTARRLG from the coding sequence GTGAACCGGCAGCCGCTGCGCCTGGCCATCATCGAGGCCACCCGCATCCTCGAGCGCGCGGGCGTCGCCTCGCCGAGGTTCGACGCCGAGGTGATCGCCGCGCACGTGCTCGGGGTCGAACGCGGCAGGCTGCCGATGGTGCCACTGGTCGACCCGCCGGTCATCGAGGCCATCGGCCAGCTCGTCCAGCAGCGCGCCAAGCGCATCCCGCTGCAGTACCTGACCGGCTGGGCCGCGCTCGGCGACATCACGGTGGCGGTCGGTGCCGGTGTGTTCGTCCCGCGGCCGGAGACGGAGCTGCTGCTCGAGTGGGGGGTCAAGTTCCTGCAGGGCCGCGAGTTCCCGGTGGTGGTGGACCTGTGCACGGGTTCCGGCGCGCTGGCGCTGGCGGTGGCCCACGCCCGCCCGGACGCGGTGGTGTACGCGGTGGACATCGACCCGCAGGCCCTGGCCTGGGCCAGGCACAACGCGGACGTCCACGCCGAAGCGGGCAACACCCCGATCCGGCTCTATTCGGGCGACATCGGCGACCCGACGATGTTCGCCGAGCTCGACGGCCTGGTCGACCTGGTGCTGTGCAACCCGCCGTACGTCCCGGAGGGGACCCCGGTACCGCCGGAGGTGGCCGAGCACGACCCCCCGCGAGCGGTGTTCGCGGAGGAGAGCGGGCTGGCGGTGATCCGCCACGCGATCGCAGCCGGCGCGCGCCTGCTGCGTCCGGGGGGAGGACTGGCGATCGAGCACGACGACACGCACGGCTCGGCGGTGCCGGCGCTGGTGCGGGCGCGGCGGGTGCTCACGGGGGTCGAGGACCATGCCGATCTGACGGGCCGGGCGCGATTCGTGACCGCGCGGCGGCTGGGCTGA
- a CDS encoding M6 family metalloprotease domain-containing protein: MRPRTPKALALLAAVAVLSGLGAGTAAAEPLTRGWPAPIDAAHWENQDHMTWSDYRKVPGTNWADPTLKPTQRTFKGAVVLADYPDQDFVVTKPANSTIFGNPGPAAANVPRAKVAQYYQDFLNKPEALNNGHTINEYWMEDSGGRFGVQLTAFGPYRMPGKSYEYGMEFQPSACPPGADCSRDLRKDAGDAWRADVGDTAKQFDFVFYLSAGQDESSTWQEFGEMKFGTKENVPDAFGPPNHDLPNYAATRYVPWTSWASAASIWPNAQDGSSVQAESSGQSTYAHEFSHILGIGDNYNNPFGTPPSRSYSGPWDMLSRGTFNGPGGPHTRWQIPATQGSSMGAQHQLRNKLKLGIVDPADVLQLDRNELAKTGPVSARLTAREAEAQPGAFTGLNIKLTGGDKAPKCDRATDPFCDGGGYDNYTVEVVDRMGSDSFTPDSGVLITKTKNKDNAPFDWVIDANPQDIGITDYTKPDGTPVKITIGDYRQLNDALFKAGTEAASPYEYTDQANRLRFLITDVARDRRGILSYTVTVASLDGSGSQSRGAALTPALPAIARGGLATCDFGLLNTGAARGAQAPYDTDTYRLTVSTDARGWQVKLPNELATAKFGGHVKVPAYAKRSQGGDLAARVKLTATSVSDPSKTATASCTAFGF; the protein is encoded by the coding sequence ATGCGCCCCAGAACCCCGAAAGCGCTCGCCCTGCTCGCCGCCGTCGCCGTTCTCTCCGGGCTCGGCGCCGGGACCGCCGCCGCCGAACCGCTCACCCGTGGCTGGCCCGCGCCGATCGATGCCGCGCACTGGGAGAACCAGGACCACATGACCTGGTCCGACTACCGGAAGGTGCCCGGCACGAACTGGGCCGATCCGACCCTCAAGCCCACCCAGCGCACCTTCAAGGGCGCTGTCGTCCTCGCCGACTACCCGGATCAGGACTTCGTCGTCACGAAACCCGCGAACTCGACCATCTTCGGCAACCCCGGGCCCGCCGCCGCGAACGTTCCGCGGGCGAAGGTCGCGCAGTACTACCAGGACTTCCTCAACAAGCCCGAAGCCCTCAACAACGGCCACACCATCAACGAGTACTGGATGGAGGACTCCGGCGGCCGGTTCGGCGTGCAGCTGACCGCGTTCGGGCCGTACCGGATGCCCGGGAAGTCCTACGAATACGGCATGGAGTTCCAGCCGAGCGCCTGCCCGCCCGGCGCGGACTGCAGCCGTGACCTCCGCAAGGACGCCGGGGACGCCTGGCGCGCCGACGTCGGCGACACCGCGAAGCAGTTCGACTTCGTCTTCTACCTCTCCGCCGGCCAGGACGAGAGCTCGACCTGGCAGGAGTTCGGCGAGATGAAGTTCGGGACGAAGGAAAACGTGCCGGACGCCTTCGGCCCGCCCAACCACGACCTGCCCAACTACGCCGCCACCCGGTACGTGCCGTGGACGTCGTGGGCGTCGGCCGCCAGCATCTGGCCGAACGCCCAGGACGGCAGCTCGGTGCAGGCCGAAAGCTCGGGCCAGTCGACCTACGCCCACGAGTTCAGCCACATCCTCGGCATCGGCGACAACTACAACAACCCGTTCGGCACGCCGCCCTCGCGCAGCTACAGCGGGCCGTGGGACATGCTTTCGCGCGGGACGTTCAACGGCCCCGGCGGCCCGCACACCCGCTGGCAGATCCCGGCGACGCAGGGCAGCTCGATGGGAGCACAGCACCAGCTGCGCAACAAGCTGAAGCTCGGCATCGTCGACCCGGCGGACGTGCTGCAGCTCGACCGCAACGAGCTGGCGAAGACCGGCCCGGTCTCGGCCCGGCTCACCGCGCGGGAGGCCGAAGCGCAGCCCGGTGCGTTCACCGGCCTGAACATCAAGCTCACCGGCGGTGACAAGGCCCCGAAGTGCGACCGGGCGACGGACCCGTTCTGCGACGGCGGCGGCTACGACAACTACACCGTCGAGGTCGTCGACCGGATGGGCTCGGACTCCTTCACGCCCGACTCCGGCGTGCTGATCACCAAGACGAAGAACAAGGACAACGCCCCCTTCGACTGGGTGATCGACGCGAACCCGCAGGACATCGGCATCACCGATTACACGAAGCCCGACGGCACGCCGGTGAAGATCACCATCGGTGACTACCGCCAGCTCAACGACGCCCTGTTCAAGGCGGGCACGGAGGCGGCGAGCCCGTACGAGTACACGGACCAGGCCAACCGCCTGCGCTTCCTGATCACGGACGTGGCCCGCGACCGCCGCGGCATCCTGTCGTACACGGTGACGGTGGCGTCCCTGGACGGCTCGGGCAGCCAGTCCCGCGGCGCGGCCCTGACCCCGGCCCTGCCGGCCATCGCCCGCGGCGGCTTGGCCACGTGCGACTTCGGCTTGCTGAACACGGGCGCGGCCCGCGGGGCGCAGGCCCCGTACGACACGGACACGTACCGGCTGACCGTGTCGACGGACGCCCGCGGCTGGCAGGTGAAGCTGCCGAACGAGCTGGCCACGGCCAAGTTCGGCGGCCACGTGAAGGTGCCGGCGTACGCCAAGCGAAGCCAGGGCGGCGATCTGGCGGCCCGGGTGAAGCTGACGGCGACCTCGGTGAGCGACCCGTCGAAGACCGCGACGGCGAGCTGCACGGCGTTCGGCTTCTAG
- a CDS encoding L-threonylcarbamoyladenylate synthase, with translation MSVVYDCSRRETRADGLAAAAGAVRSSRLVVLPTDTVYGIGADAFDAGAVQALLRAKNRGPDMPVGVLVGSWSTVDGLVLGVPPQARALIEAFWPGDLSIVLPHAPSLQWNLGEARGTVMLRMPLHPVALELLRDVGPMAVSSANVSGRPPARTAQEAQEQLGDSVAVYLDGGSSGESVASSVVDLTGTEPVVLREGAVSKSAIAEVLGVPAESLA, from the coding sequence ATGAGCGTGGTCTACGACTGCAGCAGGCGCGAGACCCGGGCCGACGGGCTGGCCGCCGCCGCCGGGGCGGTTCGGTCCAGCAGGCTGGTCGTCCTGCCCACCGATACCGTCTACGGCATCGGGGCCGACGCCTTCGACGCCGGTGCCGTGCAGGCGCTGCTGCGGGCCAAGAACCGCGGTCCGGACATGCCCGTCGGCGTGCTCGTCGGCTCGTGGTCCACTGTGGACGGGCTGGTGCTGGGCGTGCCGCCGCAGGCGAGGGCGCTCATCGAAGCCTTCTGGCCCGGTGACCTTTCCATCGTGCTGCCGCACGCGCCGAGCCTGCAGTGGAACCTCGGCGAAGCCCGCGGCACCGTCATGCTGCGGATGCCGCTGCACCCCGTCGCCCTCGAACTGCTGCGGGACGTCGGGCCGATGGCCGTCTCCAGTGCGAACGTCTCCGGGCGGCCGCCGGCCCGTACCGCGCAGGAGGCGCAGGAACAGCTCGGGGACTCGGTCGCGGTGTACCTCGACGGCGGTTCGAGCGGCGAGTCCGTCGCCTCGAGCGTCGTGGACCTCACCGGTACCGAACCGGTCGTGCTGCGCGAGGGCGCGGTGAGCAAGTCGGCCATCGCGGAGGTGCTCGGTGTGCCCGCGGAATCCTTGGCCTGA
- a CDS encoding glycosyltransferase family 4 protein — MPPTSGLLPIREYILVALTATAVTYLLTGVVRRVAIRVGAIANPRARDVHVAPIPRMGGVGIYLGVAGAMGLAHQLPALSHGFDASFDSVGVLLAAGVISLIGALDDRFELDAWTKLAGQVMCAGILVIFGVQWVSFWVPWGGTGGSFGSVLVLDKNQGALLTVVMVVVMVNAMNFVDGLDGLAGGLGFIAAAATCSFSLGLLDSSGGDVGTYPPALIAATLAGACLGFLPYNFQPAKIFMGDSGSMMIGLMLAGATTSASGRVPYTQFSAKDAIALLSPLVVVAAVLFVPMLDLIMAVVRRTRRGESPFAADKMHLHHRLLEIGHSQRRAVLLIYLWAGLLAFGAVSVTLFDDVAALWIIGIGLVLAAVVSIVPRLRSRNQPGT, encoded by the coding sequence GTGCCGCCCACTTCCGGTCTGCTCCCCATCCGGGAATACATCCTCGTCGCGCTGACCGCGACGGCCGTGACCTACCTGCTCACCGGCGTCGTGCGGCGGGTCGCGATCCGCGTCGGCGCGATCGCCAACCCGCGCGCGCGGGACGTGCACGTCGCCCCGATCCCGCGGATGGGCGGGGTCGGCATCTACCTCGGCGTCGCCGGCGCGATGGGCCTCGCCCACCAGCTGCCCGCGCTGTCGCACGGCTTCGACGCCTCCTTCGACTCGGTCGGCGTGCTGCTGGCCGCCGGCGTGATCTCGCTGATCGGCGCGCTCGACGACCGGTTCGAACTGGACGCCTGGACGAAGCTGGCCGGCCAGGTCATGTGCGCCGGCATCCTGGTCATCTTCGGCGTGCAGTGGGTGTCGTTCTGGGTGCCGTGGGGCGGCACCGGCGGCTCGTTCGGCTCGGTGCTGGTGCTCGACAAGAACCAGGGCGCACTGCTCACCGTCGTGATGGTCGTGGTCATGGTCAACGCGATGAACTTCGTCGACGGCCTCGACGGGCTGGCCGGCGGCCTCGGCTTCATCGCCGCCGCGGCCACCTGCTCGTTCTCCCTCGGCCTGCTCGACAGCTCGGGCGGTGACGTCGGCACCTACCCGCCCGCGCTGATCGCCGCCACCCTCGCCGGCGCCTGTCTGGGCTTCCTGCCGTACAACTTCCAGCCCGCGAAGATCTTCATGGGCGACTCCGGCTCGATGATGATCGGCCTGATGCTCGCCGGCGCGACGACGTCGGCGTCCGGGCGCGTGCCGTACACGCAGTTCAGCGCCAAGGACGCGATCGCGCTGCTGTCCCCGCTGGTGGTCGTGGCGGCCGTGCTGTTCGTGCCGATGCTGGACCTGATCATGGCGGTCGTCCGGCGCACCCGGCGCGGCGAAAGCCCGTTCGCCGCCGACAAGATGCACCTGCACCACCGGCTGCTGGAGATCGGCCACTCCCAGCGCCGCGCGGTGCTGCTGATCTACCTGTGGGCCGGGTTGCTGGCCTTCGGCGCGGTGTCGGTGACGCTGTTCGACGACGTCGCGGCGCTGTGGATCATCGGGATCGGCCTGGTCTTGGCGGCGGTGGTCTCGATCGTCCCGCGGCTGCGCTCGCGCAACCAGCCCGGCACCTGA
- the atpB gene encoding F0F1 ATP synthase subunit A, which produces MGALVLAEGAVFAPPGAESFELPPLFGSVTKPMLLVVASVVIIATYFLLATRKLQVVPSKGQFVAESIYDFSRNNIAREQIGSKDFKPFVPLVFALFTFVLVNNLYGIIPVLQFPTMARFGFPVALSVLVVYPVYHFVGFKRHGFAGYFKKELAPPGVPKAVLPLFSLIEFAEKFFLNPLTLAIRVFAAMFAGHLILAVFTLGGTFLLTETSSWALKPVSLVAWIFAIGMTFLEAFIQVLQAYIFALLSAGYIGAALASEH; this is translated from the coding sequence GTGGGCGCGCTGGTTTTGGCCGAGGGTGCGGTATTCGCGCCGCCCGGCGCCGAAAGCTTCGAGTTGCCGCCGTTGTTCGGCTCGGTCACCAAGCCGATGCTGCTCGTCGTGGCGTCGGTCGTCATCATCGCGACGTACTTCCTGCTGGCGACCCGCAAGCTTCAGGTCGTCCCGAGCAAGGGGCAGTTCGTGGCGGAGTCGATCTACGACTTCAGCCGCAACAACATCGCGCGCGAGCAGATCGGCTCGAAGGACTTCAAGCCGTTCGTACCCCTCGTTTTCGCATTGTTCACCTTCGTACTGGTGAACAACCTCTACGGGATCATCCCCGTCCTGCAGTTCCCGACCATGGCGCGCTTCGGTTTCCCGGTCGCCCTCTCGGTCCTCGTCGTCTACCCGGTCTACCACTTCGTCGGGTTCAAGCGGCACGGTTTCGCCGGTTACTTCAAGAAGGAGCTCGCCCCGCCGGGCGTGCCCAAGGCGGTGCTGCCGCTCTTCTCGCTGATCGAGTTCGCGGAGAAGTTCTTCCTCAACCCGCTGACGCTCGCCATCCGTGTTTTCGCCGCCATGTTCGCCGGTCACCTGATCCTGGCGGTGTTCACCCTCGGCGGCACCTTCCTGCTGACCGAGACCTCGAGCTGGGCCCTGAAGCCGGTCTCGCTGGTGGCGTGGATCTTCGCCATCGGGATGACGTTCCTCGAGGCCTTCATCCAGGTGCTGCAGGCCTACATCTTCGCCCTGCTGTCGGCTGGGTACATCGGCGCCGCGCTGGCGTCGGAGCACTGA
- a CDS encoding ATP F0F1 synthase subunit C has translation MSNIVLAQAAEQAVNLNPGLAAIGYGLGAIGPGIGVGLIFAAVINGTARQPEAQGKLQGIGFSTFVLTEVLALIGIVIYFIASAA, from the coding sequence GTGAGCAACATCGTTCTGGCCCAGGCCGCGGAGCAGGCTGTCAACCTCAACCCCGGTCTCGCCGCCATCGGTTACGGCCTGGGCGCGATCGGCCCGGGCATCGGTGTGGGTCTGATCTTCGCCGCCGTCATCAACGGCACCGCCCGCCAGCCGGAGGCGCAGGGCAAGCTGCAGGGCATCGGCTTCTCGACCTTCGTTCTGACCGAGGTGCTCGCCCTGATCGGCATCGTCATCTACTTCATCGCCTCCGCCGCCTGA